In Zingiber officinale cultivar Zhangliang chromosome 11B, Zo_v1.1, whole genome shotgun sequence, a single window of DNA contains:
- the LOC122033497 gene encoding disease resistance protein RGA2-like, with translation MEGAAALAVGGWLAQPVIRMLVDRVSTSSLRGKLHGLQDDDLQKLQRSLLNIHTIVDKAGMRWSRDARLVEMMKQLQDAAYDAEDFLDYLTFHGMKQKIKEEASHMAGNRISRAIRNAKAKLFSDSVKRLNKIQKKLDCIYADMKEMCQLLQADASDGQYQSDLASATRETSSFLISKVLGREEEQKRIIELLLRSTDESASASDKGSSFSVIPLVGIGGVGKTTLAQLVYKDKEIQNHFALKIWICVSENFNVQRLTKEIIESVTKTEDSSQMKLDVLQNILKEKIASKMIMLVLDDVWNEDEEEWRKLCAPFEDAAAGSKVIVTTRSKSIADKIGTVEAIVLGDLDKISFWELFKKCAFGPSKPEEHPELEEIGRIIASKLKGLPLAAKTVGNLLGSNMNPHYWRSIMKSEVWELQQNQNDIIPVLQLSYQYLSAPLKRCFAFCSLFQKDYEFSEIELTRMWMAEGFVVSQGNQRMEDVASKYFHELVNMSLFQQETTFGRQYYVMHDLIHDLTQSVSMDETSRMNDGKSNKISTTLRHLVVETEFVEIKYVRSRLKKLHSLFFRESPPIDFVKKLRSIRVLVLSGCGLRMLPTSVGKLVHLRYLDISYNGIKKLPESLCELYNLQTLIAKDNSLISLPEDISELDNLQTLIDNELISLLGDISSRHYSWQTPIAKGKSLISLPEDISQLINLRHIDVENEVAVKIKMIGRLTSLQELSEFQVRKEVGFKITELSGLKQLHGKLKITNLENIETKEEAENAQMKNKEYLDALELEWESDPKLKNKLAATEVLEGLQPHESLKRLKISRYYGVRSPSWLKKELSNLERLELSHCESWKDISCTALLPHLKVFYIESMCFSKSCFEVCGSRESKLFPMLEELQLTNINVSEEFLNLGRSPCLRVVRMTKIESLKHIDFAASCAMENSLFPMLEELELKHMPALEELSTLGHFPLLRVLRMIEMRSLKHIDFAASGAIENSLFPMLEELELRNLHALEEFSSPGHFPLLRVFRMIEMRSLKHIDFAASGAIENSLFPMLEELELRNLHALEEFSSPGHFPLLRVFRMIEMRSLKHIDFAASSAIENSFFPMLEELELRNLHALEEFSSPGHFPLLRVFRMIEMRSLKHIDFAASRAIENSLFLMLEELELRNLHALEEFSSPRHFSLLRVFRMIEMRSLKHIDFAASGAIENSLFPMLEELELKHIPELEEFSTLGHFPLLKVFRIIEMRSLKHIDFAASGAIENSLFPMLQELELRNLHALEEFSSPRRFPLLRVFRMIEMRSLKHIDFAASGAIENSLFPMLEELELRYMPALVEFSGLGHFPLLRILHMIEMRSLKHIDSVASGAIENSLFLMLEELELRNLHALEEFSGLGHFPRLRVLRMIQMQLLKHIGFASVHATKNELFPVLEVLELMELPVLDELSDLGSLPCLKSLCITRMPMVKHIDFAFYGATEKVLLPRMETLVLHDLEALEELPSNLGRLPCLKVLKIVNIPAVKQIGHGFFSTEAISKCFLSLENLFINHMPACEGWCWIDGSELFPSLRRLAIYRCPKLERLPPLPPSLTNLVLYEVGLTELPSLRELETNGSGGNQMTSFLSKLQISKCNNLTSLEEGLLLQNLSNIEVIHVIGCHELMRMPLKRFENFTSLKQLQIRACPKLSLTQEEEAALLPPSIKRLILLD, from the coding sequence ATGGAGGGTGCAGCAGCACTAGCAGTCGGAGGATGGCTAGCGCAGCCTGTCATCAGGATGCTTGTCGACAGGGTGTCCACATCGTCGCTGAGAGGAAAGCTGCACGGCCTTCAGGACGATGACTTGCAGAAGCTACAAAGATCTCTGCTTAACATCCACACGATCGTCGACAAGGCAGGGATGAGATGGAGCAGGGACGCGAGGTTAGTCGAGATGATGAAGCAACTCCAAGATGCCGCATACGACGCCGAAGACTTCCTCGATTACCTGACGTTCCATGGCATGAAGCAAAAGATTAAAGAAGAGGCAAGTCACATGGCGGGTAACCGCATTTCTAGAGCTATTAGGAACGCCAAAGCTAAATTGTTCAGTGATTCTGTCAAAAGACTGAACAAGATCCAGAAAAAGTTGGATTGTATTTATGCTGACATGAAGGAAATGTGCCAATTATTACAAGCAGATGCATCTGATGGGCAGTATCAATCTGATTTGGCGTCGGCCACACGAGAAACAAGCTCTTTCTTGATCAGCAAAGTGCTTGGCAGAGAGGAAGAACAAAAGAGAATAATAGAGCTATTACTAAGATCAACAGACGAGTCAGCATCAGCAAGTGACAAGGGCAGTAGCTTCTCGGTCATACCTCTTGTCGGAATAGGAGGTGTTGGGAAGACTACTCTGGCTCAGCTTGTTTACAAGGATAAAGAGATTCAGAACCATTTCGCCCTCAAGATTTGGATTTGTGTGTCCGAGAATTTTAATGTGCAAAGACTCACCAAGGAGATCATCGAGTCTGTAACCAAGACTGAAGATTCTTCGCAAATGAAGTTAGATGTTCTCCAAAACATTCTGAAAGAGAAAATTGCATCTAAGATGATTATGTTAGTCCTCGACGATGTATGGAATGAAGACGAGGAGGAGTGGAGAAAGTTGTGTGCACCATTCGAGGATGCTGCTGCAGGAAGCAAGGTCATAGTGACAACTCGGAGCAAGAGCATTGCTGACaaaattggtacagtggaggcgATTGTTCTTGGCGATTTAGATAAAATATCATTTTGGGAGCTGTTCAAGAAATGTGCATTTGGTCCTTCGAAACCTGAGGAGCACCCAGAACTTGAGGAAATCGGGAGAATTATAGCTTCAAAGTTGAAGGGCTTGCCACTAGCAGCAAAAACAGTGGGAAACTTGTTAGGATCCAACATGAACCCACACTACTGGAGAAGTATAATGAAGAGCGAGGTATGGGAATTGCAACAGAATCAAAATGATATTATTCCAGTTCTACAACTGAGCTATCAATATCTTAGTGCGCCTCTCAAGCGGTGTTTTGCCTTCTGTTCCCTCTTTCAAAAGGATTACGAGTTTTCTGAAATTGAATTAACAAGAATGTGGATGGCCGAAGGGTTCGTTGTATCTCAAGGAAATCAGAGGATGGAAGATGTAGCAAGTAAGTACTTTCATGAGTTGGTCAACATGTCTTTGTTTCAACAAGAAACAACATTTGGGAGGCAATATTATGTGATGCATGACCTCATACATGATCTAACACAGTCGGTTTCTATGGACGAAACAAGTAGGATGAATGATGGCAAGTCCAATAAGATATCAACCACCCTCCGTCATCTAGTAGTTGAAACAGAGTTCGTAGAGATAAAATATGTGAGGTCTAGATTAAAGAAATTACATTCTCTATTCTTTAGAGAGTCACCACCCATTGACTTTGTCAAAAAATTAAGAAGCATTCGTGTATTGGTTTTGTCTGGTTGTGGCTTGCGGATGCTGCCTACTAGTGTTGGTAAATTGGTACATCTCCGATACCTGGACATTTCTTACAATGGAATAAAAAAATTGCCTGAATCCCTGTGTGAACTCTACAATTTGCAAACACTGATAGCAAAAGACAATTCACTAATCTCTCTTCCAGAAGATATTAGTGAACTCGACAATTTGCAAACACTGATAGACAATGAACTAATCTCTCTTCTAGGAGATATAAGTAGTAGACACTACAGTTGGCAAACACCGATAGCAAAAGGCAAGTCACTAATCTCTCTTCCAGAAGATATAAGTCAGCTAATTAATTTGAGGCATATTGATGTTGAAAATGAAGTAGCTGTAAAGATAAAAATGATAGGAAGGCTAACCTCTCTTCAAGAATTGTCTGAATTTCAAGTGCGAAAGGAAGTTGGATTCAAAATCACAGAGCTAAGTGGTTTGAAGCAGcttcatggaaaactcaaaattaCTAATCTGGAGAATATTGAAACTAAAGAAGAGGCTGAAAATGCTCAAATGAAGAACAAAGAGTACCTTGATGCTCTAGAGTTGGAATGGGAATCTGATCCCAAGTTGAAGAACAAGTTAGCTGCCACAGAGGTACTTGAAGGGCTCCAACCGCATGAGTCGCTAAAACGATTAAAGATCAGTAGGTATTATGGTGTCAGATCACCTAGCTGGTTGAAAAAGGAGTTATCCAACTTGGAAAGACTTGAGTTGAGTCACTGTGAGAGTTGGAAAGATATTTCCTGCACTGCATTGCTGCCGCACCTTAAGGTCTTCTACATAGAGAGCATGTGCTTCTCGAAATCATGTTTTGAGGTATGTGGTTCTAGAGAGAGCAAATTATTTCCTATGCTAGAAGAGCTACAGTTGACGAACATCAATGTATCGGAAGAATTTCTCAATCTTGGACGATCTCCTTGTCTGAGGGTCGTTCGAATGACAAAAATAGAGTCATTGAAACACATTGATTTTGCAGCATCTTGTGCCATGGAAAATTCCTTGTTTCCTATGCTAGAAGAGTTGGAGTTGAAGCACATGCCTGCGTTGGAAGAGTTATCCACTCTAGGACATTTTCCACTGCTCAGGGTTCTTCGCATGATAGAAATGAGGTCATTGAAACACATTGATTTTGCAGCATCCGGTGCCATAGAAAATTCTTTGTTTCCTATGCTAGAAGAGTTGGAGTTGAGGAACCTGCATGCGTTGGAAGAGTTCTCCAGTCCTGGACATTTTCCACTTCTCAGGGTTTTTCGCATGATAGAAATGAGGTCATTAAAACACATTGATTTTGCAGCATCCGGTGCCATAGAAAATTCCTTGTTTCCTATGCTAGAAGAGTTGGAGTTGAGGAACCTGCATGCGTTGGAAGAGTTCTCCAGTCCTGGACATTTTCCACTTCTCAGGGTTTTTCGCATGATAGAAATGAGGTCATTAAAACACATTGATTTTGCAGCATCCAGTGCCATAGAAAATTCCTTTTTCCCTATGCTAGAAGAGTTGGAGTTGAGGAACCTGCATGCGTTGGAGGAGTTCTCCAGTCCTGGACATTTTCCACTTCTCAGGGTTTTTCGCATGATAGAAATGAGGTCATTAAAACACATTGATTTTGCAGCATCTCGTGCCATAGAAAATTCCTTGTTCCTTATGCTAGAAGAGTTGGAGTTGAGGAACCTGCATGCGTTGGAAGAGTTCTCCAGTCCTAGACATTTTTCACTTCTCAGGGTTTTTCGCATGATAGAAATGAGGTCATTAAAACACATTGATTTTGCAGCATCCGGTGCCATAGAAAATTCCTTGTTTCCTATGCTAGAAGAGTTGGAGTTGAAGCACATACCTGAGTTGGAAGAGTTCTCCACTCTAGGACATTTTCCACTTCTCAAGGTTTTTCGCATTATAGAAATGAGGTCATTGAAACACATTGATTTTGCAGCATCCGGTGCCATAGAAAATTCCTTGTTTCCTATGCTACAAGAGTTGGAGTTGAGGAACCTGCATGCGTTGGAAGAGTTCTCCAGTCCTAGACGTTTTCCACTTCTCAGGGTTTTTCGCATGATAGAAATGAGGTCATTAAAACACATTGATTTTGCAGCATCCGGTGCCATAGAAAATTCCTTATTTCCTATGCTAGAAGAGTTGGAGTTGAGATACATGCCTGCATTGGTAGAGTTCTCCGGTCTAGGACATTTTCCACTTCTCAGGATTCTTCACATGATAGAAATGAGGTCATTGAAACACATTGATTCTGTAGCATCCGGTGCCATAGAAAATTCCTTGTTTCTTATGCTAGAAGAGTTGGAGTTGAGGAACCTGCATGCGTTGGAAGAGTTCTCCGGTCTAGGACATTTTCCACGTCTCAGGGTTCTTCGCATGATACAAATGCAGTTGTTGAAACACATTGGTTTTGCATCAGTTCATGCCACAAAAAATGAACTGTTCCCTGTGCTAGAAGTGCTAGAACTGATGGAGTTGCCAGTTTTAGATGAGCTCTCTGATCTTGGTTCACTTCCATGTCTCAAGTCTCTCTGCATAACAAGGATGCCTATGGTAAAACATATTGATTTTGCTTTCTACGGTGCTACAGAAAAAGTACTACTTCCAAGGATGGAGACGCTAGTATTGCATGACCTGGAGGCACTGGAGGAGCTTCCTAGTAATCTTGGACGACTTCCATGTCTTAAGGTTCTTAAAATTGTAAATATACCAGCAGTGAAACAGATAGGCCATGGGTTTTTTAGCACTGAAGCTATATCCAAGTGTTTTCTTAGCTTGGAAAATCTCTTCATCAACCACATGCCGGCATGTGAAGGGTGGTGTTGGATTGACGGCAGCGAGCTATTTCCGAGCTTACGAAGACTTGCTATCTATAGATGCCCTAAGCTCGAGAGGTTACCTCCTCTCCCTCCTTCGCTTACAAATTTAGTACTATATGAAGTTGGGTTAACAGAGCTGCCAAGCCTACGGGAACTAGAAACAAATGGAAGCGGAGGCAATCAAATGACATCATTTCTCTCAAAGTTACAAATCAGTAAATGCAACAATTTGACAAGCTTAGAAGAAGGGTTGCTGTTGCAGAATCTATCAAATATCGAAGTCATTCATGTAATAGGATGTCATGAACTCATGCGGATGCCTCTCAAGAGATTTGAAAACTTCACTTCGCTCAAGCAATTACAGATAAGAGCTTGTCCCAAGCTTAGCctgacacaagaagaggaagccgCCCTCCTTCCACCCTCCATCAAACGTTTAATATTGCTCGACTGA